One Pseudomonas entomophila genomic window carries:
- a CDS encoding MFS transporter has protein sequence MPEHSPSSLAITLQVVSIVLFTFIGYLNIGIPLAVLPGYVHNDLGFSAVIAGLVISVQYLATLLSRPTASRIIDNLGSKKAVMYGLFGCGLSGVFMLACSFLTHLPWLSLTCLFIGRLVLGSAESLVGSGSIGWGIGRVGSQNTAKVISWNGIASYGALAIGAPLGVLMVKHLGLWSMGASIILLGVAGLLLAWPKHAAPVVAGVRLPFLRVLGKVFPHGCGLALGSIGFGTIATFITLYYASRDWPNAALTLSLFGASFICARLLFGNLINRIGGFRVAIACLSVETLGLLMLWLATSAEMALAGAALSGFGFSLVFPALGVEAVNQVSAANRGAAVGAYSLFIDLSLGITGPLVGAVAAGFGFASMFLFAAAAAACGLVLSCYLYRQARLQRGR, from the coding sequence CCTCTTCACCTTCATCGGCTACCTGAACATCGGCATCCCCCTGGCCGTGCTGCCCGGCTATGTGCACAACGACCTGGGTTTCAGCGCCGTGATCGCAGGGCTGGTGATCAGCGTGCAGTACCTGGCCACCCTGCTCAGCCGCCCCACCGCCAGCCGCATCATCGACAACCTCGGCAGCAAGAAGGCGGTCATGTACGGCCTGTTCGGTTGCGGCCTGAGCGGGGTGTTCATGCTGGCCTGCAGCTTCCTGACACATCTGCCCTGGCTAAGCCTGACCTGCCTGTTCATCGGCCGCCTGGTGCTGGGCAGCGCCGAAAGCCTGGTGGGCTCGGGCTCCATCGGCTGGGGCATTGGCCGGGTCGGCTCGCAGAACACCGCCAAGGTGATTTCCTGGAACGGCATCGCCAGCTATGGCGCGCTGGCCATCGGCGCACCTCTGGGGGTGCTGATGGTCAAGCACCTTGGGCTGTGGAGCATGGGCGCGAGCATCATCCTGCTGGGCGTGGCCGGCCTGCTGCTGGCCTGGCCAAAGCATGCCGCACCGGTGGTCGCCGGCGTGCGCCTGCCATTCCTGCGGGTGCTGGGCAAGGTGTTCCCCCATGGTTGCGGGCTGGCCCTGGGCTCGATCGGCTTCGGCACCATCGCCACCTTCATCACGCTGTACTACGCCAGCCGCGACTGGCCCAACGCCGCGTTGACCCTGAGCCTGTTCGGTGCCAGCTTCATCTGTGCACGCTTGCTGTTCGGCAACCTGATCAATCGCATCGGCGGTTTTCGCGTGGCGATTGCTTGCCTGTCCGTCGAGACACTGGGGTTGCTGATGCTGTGGCTCGCGACCAGCGCCGAAATGGCCCTGGCCGGCGCGGCGTTGAGCGGGTTCGGCTTCTCGCTGGTGTTCCCGGCACTGGGCGTGGAGGCCGTCAACCAGGTATCAGCGGCCAACCGCGGCGCAGCGGTTGGTGCCTATTCGCTGTTCATCGACCTGTCGCTGGGGATCACCGGGCCGCTGGTGGGCGCAGTGGCGGCAGGGTTCGGATTCGCCTCGATGTTTCTGTTCGCGGCGGCGGCAGCGGCATGCGGGCTGGTGCTGAGCTGTTATCTGTACCGACAAGCTCGACTGCAACGGGGACGATAA